GACTACATAAGGCGTCTGTGGCAGCGGCCGCAGGGCCACGTGGTCGCGGACCGCCCGCAGACCGATGATCTCGCCGTGGGTGCCGTGGACCTGCGCCCGCCGCAGCGGCACCCAGGCGGTGAACGCGGCGTTCATTTCCTCGATGGACGAGAAGGCGCGTCCGCCAGAACATGATCGCGGACGATCAGCACCTGCCGCTCGACTCGGCCTTTCCCCGTGGGCCGGTAGGAGGCCAGCACGTCGGGGTCGAAGTCGTAGTGCCCGCCATCGTCGGCTGCGGCGGCAGCGGCAAGTCCCACATGGCCCGCGAACTGGGCAGAATCCTCAACGCCCCGGTGACGCACCTGGACGCAGCGTTCTACGACGACGAGTGGAACGGGCCTCCCATGGACAAGTTCACCGAGGTGACTCTGCGGACCGCAACGTCTGGCAGGGGCAGTCAGGACAGGGTGGGCCCGTTGTCGGGGGCGTCGAGGAGACCGGTGCGGGTGGCGATGACGGCGGCCTGGAAGCGGTTCTCGGCGCCGAGGCGTTCGAGCAGGTCTGCGACACGACGTCGGATGGTGCGCAGCGACAGGCCCAGGCGGCGGGCGATTGTTTCGTCCTTGAGGCCTGCGGCGAGCAGTCTCAGCAGGGTGGCGTCGATGTCGCGGGCAGCCCGTTCGAGGCCTTCGGAGCCGAGAGTGGTGGGGTCGACGAAGACCGTGGCGTGGGTCCAGGCCTGCTCGAAGATGCCACGAAGGTAAGCGATGAGGTGGGGTTCTCGGACGACGACGGCGCCCCAGGTGGTGGTGTCGGCGGGCAGGAACGCGACAGTGTCATCAAAGATGATGAGCCGGCCGAAGAGTTCGTGGGCGGTGCGGTACTCGCCGCCCAGGGCGGTGGCCGCGGCGACGTAGGCCTGGGTGGGGCCGTGGAAGCGGACCGAGTGCTGCTGCAAGGTACGCATGCGGACACCGCGTTCGAGGAGGGCGCGGTCGCGGGCCAGGGCCGGTTCGAGGTTGGCGGGGTTGCGGGAGACGTCGCCGGGCTGACAGGCGATGACCTCGTCGCGACAGGCGGCGGCCTCCTGCTCCAGCAGTGCGTGGACTGCCGTGATGTCGGGCAGGACTGTCACCGCGCCCGGGTCGGTATCCGGTATGTCGGAGTGGCTCATGCGTGTGAAGCGATGGATGTCCTCACACAGGGCGGCCAGGCGCTGCCGATGGGCGGCGGTTTCGGCAGCGATGCGGGCCTCGACTTCGGCGGTGAGGTCTGTGAGGGCTGTCTGCGGCAACAGGGCGCGTCCCTGATGGGGAGCTGTCGGGTTGAAGCGGACCAGGTGCCGCGTGGCCAGTCGGTCCAGTGCTGCGCCGGCTTCTCGTTCATCGATGTCGAGGTCTCCGGCGAGGGCAGAGGGATCTAGGTGGCCGTGCGCACGCACATGGTCATAGACGCGCCAGTCCAACTCCCAGTCGTCAGAGACGCCCGGAGTGTTTGGGAGGGGGGCACGCCCGGCGCTTTGCGCGGTCGCCGCCACCCCTCTTGCCATCGATGCATCTAAGTTGCCAGTTATGTCCGTATGAGGCATTTCGTCCCCCTGTCCTCTGTAGATCTGACACTTTAATGACGGGCATCATGCCTGGTCCAGCGGGGGCGTACAGGAAAGAATCCTGACATCGGCAGGAACGACGCCACTATCCGTAGGGCCACTGTTCGCTCCTCTTCGACGCCTATGTCATGAAGGATCTCGTTGTGAACCGTTTTCTCCGCACTGCTGTCGGCGCCGCTGCGACCATGACCGCTCTGTATGCCCTCGCGACACCTGCCGGCGCCAGCGGACCGGCACCGCTCACGTCACCGAGCGGCGCGGGCGTGTCAACGGTCACCCGAGGGCTCCAGGCCGACCCATATCAGTCGCTCGGCGTCGCGCTCCTCAACACGTCCTGGGGTAACGACGACCCCGCCCCTCCGCGCCCCCTCGCGGACAGTGAACCCGCCCCCATTGAGGGCGCGGCCCCTGACGGCGGGCCCCACGGACGCCCCCCAGAGTTCGGATCCCCTCGGCGGCCGGCCGCCGGAGGGACCGGTACGCCGGAGTGAGGCTTTCCGATTCTCCCGGAACGCACTCCGGATGACGGGCCAGAATTCCCGTCGATCAATCCAGCGAGAGCGAAAGGGGGTGTAGATAAATGATCCGCGAGAACGCTCGCGCTCTTGGCCAGCTGATGGGCAAGTGCACCTCCTGAACCAAGTTCTTCAACGAAACCCCGAAAGGGGGTGTAGATAAATGATCCGCGAGAACGCTCGCGCTCTTGGCCAGCTGATGGGCAAGTGCACCTCCTGAGTCAACGAAAATGGCGGGGGCTCTTCCCGGGCCCCCGCCATTTCCTGTTCAATTCCCAGAATGCTCGCGTCGGCGTGCAAGAACGTAAAAGAATACGAAGAGGCCATATGTCGCAGGGCTACCCCATCCCGTACAACCGTACGCTGAGCGAACAACCATTCCGCGAAGCCAAGCGCCTGGACGTCTCGGCCCTACAGAGCATGTGGCTCCCTTGGATCACGCTCGAGTCGGACCCAGCGAGCCATCTCCTCGCCCTCAATGCCTCCCTCACCTGGCACCAGTCGCGCAAGCGCGACGCCGCGGACACCCTCTCGCGGCCCTGGTTCTCGACTTACGCCGCGGGCGGTCTGCGGCCATGGGTCCTCGGTCAGGCGCGGGCCGCGGACCAGATCGGATCCGACGTCGAGCTGTCGCCCGCC
This region of Streptomyces sp. NBC_00513 genomic DNA includes:
- a CDS encoding helix-turn-helix transcriptional regulator, which gives rise to MSHSDIPDTDPGAVTVLPDITAVHALLEQEAAACRDEVIACQPGDVSRNPANLEPALARDRALLERGVRMRTLQQHSVRFHGPTQAYVAAATALGGEYRTAHELFGRLIIFDDTVAFLPADTTTWGAVVVREPHLIAYLRGIFEQAWTHATVFVDPTTLGSEGLERAARDIDATLLRLLAAGLKDETIARRLGLSLRTIRRRVADLLERLGAENRFQAAVIATRTGLLDAPDNGPTLS